In Heliomicrobium undosum, the sequence CCCCCAAAGTGCTCCGCCAACGAATTTAATTTAAGTTTAATCGCCGCTATGGTTTAAGAATTACAATGTTGAACTTCCGGCGGAAGCGTAAACCGCGTAAATTCAATCCCGGCTAGCGCGGCCGCTCGTCGCAGTTCCGGAGTGTCAAATCGGCGAGGCATGACACGACGAACGGTACCATCCGTCTGTGGGTTGATCAGGATGACCACATCGGAAAACAACTGCATAAACGATGCCGCTGTCGGTGATTTGGATAAGCGGTTTCCGGGTAGGCGGATCGGCTTCGTCTCTCGGGCCATGTTTTGGCGAAGCCTGCGCTCCAGTAGGCTGTAGATCAACAAGCCAATGAGAAACACATAACCCAGGGCCATAATGCGATTCGGCGTTTTCAGCCAGATCTGATCCACCACGGCAGGATCCTTGAGCCAGCGGAATCGGTTCTCGACGGTAATTTGCCCTTTGTACCGGCGAAGGATCTCCACGGCATCTTCCGTTGTGTCATTGGTCATGAGAATAAAGGTCTCTTCTTTACGTTGCGCAGCCGCCAGTCGCGCCTTATCGATGTCTCCCACGGTGACACAGACCTGCCACTTGGTCTCGTATTCGGGCACGAATCCGGCTGGACGGCGGCCCCGTCCACGGGTTGTTTTTTCTTGCTGAATCGCCACCACGTTCGCTGATAGCGAATGCAATGCCGTGGCATAGGCAGACAGGAACTCGGCCCGCGCAGCCTGCGCGTCCGCTTCACAGGCGTACAGGTGTTTTTGCAGCTTCGTCGCCGCTTTTTCCAGCGCTTCTTTTTCTCGCTTCGCCTGACGCTCCAACATGCCCGCCTTTTGGCCGGCAAGGGAACTGGAATGAATGACAAAGAAGCGATAGGTCCGGCCATCCAGTTCGTCGGTCGTTTCCCACAATCGATACGTGGCGGCATCGGGTTTGTCGGAGATGGCGCCGACATTCGTCCAATCGTTTGCCTGCTCTGCCGCAAGCTTTAAGGTTTTGGTTAGTTGATATGTTCCCGGAAGGCGCGTGACAAAGAGCATCTGCACATCATGCAGACGCTTCAGGTTCTCAAAGGTCACCAGCGCGGAGTCGGCGATATACATGACCTTTTGGCTGACATGGTGCGCGACGAGGCCGGCCAATTCGTCAATCACATCACGGTTCCAAGTC encodes:
- a CDS encoding IS1634 family transposase, which gives rise to YENTDLDLIFGPSALSLDALHDRHFGLLLDRMYEANPQHVFDMVSTVSVVRHGIDLRHLHSDTTSQSVYGAYEGEGELSITYGYSKDGRPDLKQFLYGLVVAEGVPVAGKVMNGNQSDKTWNRDVIDELAGLVAHHVSQKVMYIADSALVTFENLKRLHDVQMLFVTRLPGTYQLTKTLKLAAEQANDWTNVGAISDKPDAATYRLWETTDELDGRTYRFFVIHSSSLAGQKAGMLERQAKREKEALEKAATKLQKHLYACEADAQAARAEFLSAYATALHSLSANVVAIQQEKTTRGRGRRPAGFVPEYETKWQVCVTVGDIDKARLAAAQRKEETFILMTNDTTEDAVEILRRYKGQITVENRFRWLKDPAVVDQIWLKTPNRIMALGYVFLIGLLIYSLLERRLRQNMARETKPIRLPGNRLSKSPTAASFMQLFSDVVILINPQTDGTVRRVMPRRFDTPELRRAAALAGIEFTRFTLPPEVQHCNS